Proteins encoded in a region of the Acomys russatus chromosome 14, mAcoRus1.1, whole genome shotgun sequence genome:
- the Rnf26 gene encoding E3 ubiquitin-protein ligase RNF26 codes for MEAVYLVVNGVGLVLDLLTLVLDLNFLLVSSLLATLAWLLAFVYNLPHTVLTSLLHLSRGVLVSLLALVEALVRFTVGGLQALCTLFHSCCSSLESLKLLGHLASHGALRSRELLNRGILNVVSSGHALLRQACDICAIAMSLVAYVTNSLVNICLIGTQNFFSLVLALWDAVTGPLWRMTDLVAAFLAHISSSAVAMAILLWTPCQLVLELLASAVRFLASSVLFHLTGLALLACVLAVTLAVLHPDLTLRLATRALNQLHARASYHRLREDVTRLSRLVLSLEAWHRIWSRSLQLASWPNWGGAPGAPQGGPGRVFSARTQGQDTPPEAEEEVGTTGTAPARGRERLNDDEPTAGQDPWKLLKEQEERKKCVICQDQSKTVLLLPCRHLCLCQACTEILMRHPVYHRNCPLCRRGILQTLNVYL; via the coding sequence ATGGAGGCTGTGTACCTGGTCGTCAATGGGGTGGGCCTGGTGCTGGACTTGCTGACCTTGGTGTTGGATCTCAACTTCCTGCTCGTGTCGTCCCTCCTGGCGACCTTGGCCTGGCTTTTGGCCTTCGTCTACAACCTGCCACACACAGTACTGACTAGTCTACTGCACTTGAGTCGAGGGGTCCTGGTTTCTTTGCTGGCTTTGGTGGAAGCCTTGGTCCGATTTACCGTAGGAGGATTGCAGGCCCTGTGTACTCTTTTCCatagctgctgctccagcttgGAGAGCTTAAAGCTACTGGGGCACCTGGCCTCTCACGGAGCTCTGAGGAGCCGGGAACTACTGAACAGGGGCATCCTCAACGTGGTCTCCAGTGGCCATGCTTTGTTGCGCCAGGCCTGTGACATCTGTGCCATTGCCATGAGCCTGGTGGCCTATGTGACCAACAGTCTGGTCAACATCTGCCTCATTGGCACGCAGAACTTCTTCTCCCTGGTGCTGGCCCTGTGGGATGCCGTGACCGGGCCTCTGTGGAGGATGACAGACCTGGTGGCCGCTTTCCTTGCTCACATTTCCAGCAGTGCGGTGGCCATGGCTATTCTCCTGTGGACCCCCTGTCAACTAGTACTGGAGCTGTTGGCCTCAGCGGTCCGCTTCCTGGCCAGCTCTGTGCTTTTCCATCTCACTGGTTTGGCGTTGCTGGCTTGCGTGCTGGCAGTGACTTTGGCTGTGTTGCACCCGGACCTCACCTTGCGGCTGGCCACCCGAGCTCTCAATCAGCTTCATGCCCGCGCATCCTACCACCGCCTGCGAGAGGATGTCACCAGGCTGTCTCGCCTTGTACTGAGTCTGGAGGCCTGGCACAGGATCTGGAGCCGGAGCTTACAGCTGGCCAGCTGGCCCAATTGGGGAGGAGCACCGGGGGCTCCCCAAGGTGGCCCCGGGAGGGTGTTTTCAGCCAGGACCCAGGGACAGGACACTCCTcctgaagcagaggaggaggtcGGGACCACCGGGACAGCACCTGCTAGAGGCCGGGAGAGACTCAATGACGATGAGCCTACAGCAGGGCAAGACCCGTGGAAGTTGCTGAAGGAACAGGAGGAGCGGAAGAAGTGTGTCATCTGCCAGGACCAGAGCAAGACTGTGCTGCTTCTGCCCTGCCGGCACCTGTGCCTGTGCCAGGCTTGCACTGAGATCCTCATGCGCCACCCTGTCTACCACCGCAACTGCCCACTCTGCCGCCGTGGCATCCTGCAGACCCTCAATGTCTACCTCTGA